The following proteins are encoded in a genomic region of Colletotrichum higginsianum IMI 349063 chromosome 9, whole genome shotgun sequence:
- a CDS encoding Sequence orphan, with translation MAEAATNEDSDSDMYSLGGIDEDEMNQLLATAAVAKAAQVPPSSMVHKMDQDSRSAESFDSQLQFSSPATSPGGASKIESLEPDLLDEDVDWDLVTACADEAAPSSRTKSLGGGSLPQTTSAPSDPAPFVRPSFPGKVRDRSVVV, from the coding sequence ATGGCAGAGGCCGCGACAAATGAAGACAGCGACTCCGACATGTACTCCCTCGGGGGCATTGACGAGGATGAGATGAACCAGCTATTAGCGACAGCCGCAGTAGCCAAAGCAGCCCAGGTCCCGCCCTCAAGCATGGTGCACAAAATGGACCAGGACTCGAGGTCTGCCGAGAGCTTCGACTCGCAGCTGCAGTTCTCATCGCCTGCCACAAGCCCCGGCGGAGCCTCAAAGATCGAATCCTTGGAGCCTGATCTTCTTGACGAAGACGTAGACTGGGACCTCGTGACTGCTTGTGCCGATGAGGCGGCTCCGAGCTCTAGAACAAAGTCCCTTGGTGGGGGTTCCCTCCCGCAGACGACCAGCGCGCCGTCGGACCCAGCACCGTTCGTCAGGCCCTCTTTCCCTGGCAAAGTCAGAGACCGCTCGGTGGTTGTTTGa
- a CDS encoding Indole-diterpene biosynthesis protein, with product MASNQPAGAAGPLPAMQELSPTTFLYDPPSAVLDPNSPRLIVIFSWMSAQDVHIAKYTSRYMALYPSASILLVKCPFIHTLSTRISKRQIKPAVPVVRSLADAAPAAFSGGGQPQLLLHVFSNGGATNYAKFLELYADADRAGRLALPPHVTLYDSCPGGFHWMRSYRALSASMPRVLAPLAHVFIGWFWLFHVPLGRIGFFGKMWAALRQKALLGSEKRRAYLYSKEDEMIHWADVERHAEEAKENGFNVRKERFDGSQHVAHAKLNPSRYWGLVKEMWDADLKTIEPAPKGAEDPVPEPPKTAPESESPQVASASPNATLESDTPKVELTSPKVMAEPDVSKAAPAPAPAPALAQPVPAPEPAKAAPEPEAPTAAPPPPEVKKPKRSPTPPPTIQ from the coding sequence ATGGCATCGAATCAACCAGCCGGCGCTGCCGGACCCCTGCCCGCCATGCAAGAgctctcgccgacgacgttcCTCTACGacccgccgtcggcggtgctGGACCCGAACTCGCCCAggctcatcgtcatcttcagCTGGATGTCGGCCCAGGACGTCCACATCGCAAAGTACACGTCGCGCTACATGGCCCTCTACCCGTCCGCcagcatcctcctcgtcaagtGCCCCTTCATCCACACCCTCTCCACCCGCATCTCCAAGCGCCAGATCAAGCCCgccgtccccgtcgtccggtccctggccgacgccgccccggcggccTTTTCCGGGGGTGGCCAGCCCCAGCTGCTGCTCCACGTCTTctccaacggcggcgccaccAACTATGCAAAGTTCCTCGAGCTgtacgccgacgccgaccgaGCGGGGCGCctggcgctgccgccccaCGTCACCCTCTATGACTCCTGCCCGGGAGGCTTCCACTGGATGCGGAGCTACCGCgcgctctcggcctcgatgccgaggGTCCTCGCGCCGCTGGCCCACGTCTTCATCGGCTGGTTCTGGCTCTTCCACGTCCCGCTCGGGAGGATCGGCTTCTTCGGGAAGATGTGGGCGGCGTTGCGCCAAAAGGCGTTGCTAGGGAGCGAGAAGCGGCGGGCGTATCTGTACAGCAAGGAGGATGAGATGATCCACtgggccgacgtcgagaggcacgccgaggaggccaaggagaacgGGTTCAATGTCCGGAAGGAGCGGTTCGACGGGAGCCAGCACGTTGCGCATGCGAAACTGAACCCGTCGCGGTACTGGGGTTTGGTCAAGGAGATGTGGGATGCGGACTTGAAGACGATTGAGCCGGCGCCAAAGGGCGCTGAGGATCCCGTCCCGGAACCGCCCAAGACTGCGCCAGAGTCTGAATCGCCACAAGTCGCTTCCGCATCGCCAAATGCCACGCTGGAATCCGACACGCCAAAGGTCGAACTCACATCGCCAAAGGTCATGGCGGAGCCTGATGTATCGAaggcggcaccggcaccggcaccggcaccagCACTTGCACAGCCAGTGCCTGCTCCAGAACCCGCCAAAGCCGCGCCGGAGCCTGAAGCACCAACAgctgcaccaccaccgccagaAGTCAAGAAGCCGAAGAGGTCACCGACACCGCCTCCGACCATCCAGTAA
- a CDS encoding Sequence orphan, whose product MMRICFRIGEMLNAFTKCARERQDVVLELFARWLGSVVDGHSSVVDGHSSAFLGPSGKNKLCRCVCRLSYDSKAAIGRTASILSIRETDWDEIQWALRMVARDAASDGGGSCEEGMLSSGI is encoded by the exons atGATGCGCATCTGCTTCAGGATTGGTGAGATGCTGAACGCCTTTACCAAGTGCGCTCGGGAGAGGCAAGATGTGGTGCTGGAGCTCTTTGCGAGG TGGCtcggcagcgtcgtcgacggccacagcagcgtcgtcgacggccacaGCAGCGCGTTCCTCGGGCCGAGTGGCAAGAACAAGCTGTGCCGATGCGTTTGCAGACTCTCATACGACAGCAAGGCGGCCATTGGGCGTACGGCGTCGATTCTGTCCATCAGAGAGACGGACTGGGATGAGATTCAGTGGGCGTTGAGGATGGTTGCGAGGGATGCGGCGTCCGATGGCGGCGGTAGCTGTGAGGAGGGGATGCTTTCTTCGGGTATTTGA
- a CDS encoding Eukaryotic aspartyl protease has translation MKITSLISSLLGTFLLLANVALAKDRHRVGVEIKSPLKGVHFQRIKAFRDVAPDEVSDRVQLLKPFRSRITGHNAATALGAAQPRGLSSAYQNITALSPYGTQYAVEVTWDGKPVNVIFDTGSSDTWATASNFTCTNMVGTAVYSQEACAFGPNKIDGFKYGPVEDIHFTLGYGSGERVSGPMGFSDIEVAGITVKYQQVGLANKTYWMGNNYTNGVLGLAYPSITSAFTGDLDENRPAFQVPYSPFFTSMVQQGLSADSFSVSLIRNSSGVIGWGGRTGLPVDGPTAYTDLIITTINPERPEGSWQYSYYTVLVDGIRWGSTSDTRKYPYIVDTGTTLMYVPPPIAESIARSFSPSAVYLFQYGGYFAPCDALAPKIAVVIEGASFFINPVDMMYRGLRDPLTGYCQIGITTGGTGPYVLGTVFLHNVEAYFDVGAGQMRFYGRETFGPTPQLPEK, from the exons ATGAAGATCACCAGCCTTATTTCCTCGTTGTTGGGGACCTTCCTGCTGTTGGCCAACGTTGCCTTGGCCAAGGACAGACaccgcgtcggcgtcgagatcAAGAGCCCCCTCAAGGGCGTCCACTTCCAGCGCATCAAGGCCTTCCGCGATGTCGCCCCAGATGAGGTCTCGGATCGCGTCCAGCTCCTCAAGCCCTTCCGTAGTAGGATCACTGGTCACAACGCCGCTACAGCACTGGGCGCCGCTCAGCCCCGTGGCCTCTCGTCCGCTTACCAGAATATCACGGCTCTCTCTCCCTATGGAACCCAGTACGCCGTCGAGGTTACCTGGGACGGCAAGCCCGTCAACGTGATCTTCGACACCGGCAGCAGTGACACCTGGGCTACCGCTTCCAACTTTACCTGCACAAACATGGTCGGCACTGCTGTCTACTCCCAGGAAGCCTGCGCTTTCGGCCCGAACAAGATCGACGGCTTCAAGTACGGCCCCGTTGAGGATATCCACTTCACCTTGGGCTACGGCTCTGGCGAGCGCGTCTCTGGCCCCATGGGTTTCAGCGACATCGAAGTTGCCGGCATTACTGTCAAATATCAACAGGTCGGTCTCGCTAACAAGACGTACTGGATGGGCAACAACTACACCAACGGCGTCCTCGGATTGGCCTACCCTTCCATTACCAGCGCCTTCACTGGCGACTTGGATGAGAATCGCCCTGCCTTCCAAGTTCCCTACTCCCCCTTCTTCACCAGCATGGTCCAGCAAGGCCTGTCTGCGGATTCCTTCAGTGTCTCTCTTATCCGCAACTCCAGCGGTGTCATTGGATGGGGTGGCCGCACTGGTCTGCCCGTCGACGGTCCCACGGCGTACACCGACCTTATCATT ACCACAATCAACCCGGAGAGACCAGAAGGCAGCTGGCAGTACTCGTACTATAccgtccttgtcgacggTATCCGCTGGGGATCGACCTCAGACACGAGGAAGTACCCCTACATCGTCGACACCGGCACCACGCTCATGTATGTGCCTCCGCCTATCGCCGAATCTATCGCCCGGTCGTTCTCTCCCAGCGCCGTCTACCTCTTCCAGTACGGCGGGTACTTTGCTCCGTGCGATGCCCTTGCTCCCAAGATTGCTGTCGTCATCGAGGGCGCGAGCTTCTTCATCAACCCTGTAGACATGATGTATCGCGGTCTCAGAGACCCTCTCACCGGATATTGCCAGATCGGCATCACCACGGGCGGCACGGGTCCATATGTTCTCGGCACTGTCTTCTTACACAACGTCGAGGCCTACTTTGACGTCGGCGCTGGCCAGATGCGTTTCTATGGCCGAGAGACGTTTGGTCCAACGCCCCAGCTGCCCGAGAAGTAA